In the Triticum aestivum cultivar Chinese Spring chromosome 2B, IWGSC CS RefSeq v2.1, whole genome shotgun sequence genome, GGTGCACGCCACATGTGGAGAGGTTTATGTTGACCAGTCTAATCCCCTTGTTTAGTATGCATGTGCAACGTTTGACCATGGAGTTTGTTTGGATTTTTCCAGATGAACTTCAGCGAAGACTGGAGAAGCGGCAGGCAAATCATTGGCAATGGAACACGATACACGCTCTTTTTATCCTGGTCAGTTATGATGAGAATCACAACTCCATGCTTCAGTAATCTTTCAAGGTACATGTAAGCATGCTTGTCTGTACATTTGCTACTTTGGTTGGTTTCTTCAGAACATAATCTGTGGATGTGGGGGATGGATGCACGGTATCCTTCTGGTTTGATAGTTGGTTGCCATGCGGAGCTCTGGCAATAGCCTTCCCCATCCTCTTCACGCACGCAACGGACGTCGAGGTCACCGTCTGGCAGGTGCGAGGTGACGGGCTGCGTCGCCATCTTGCACCGCGCCTCACAAGTGCCGGGGCGCGGGATCTGGCCTGTGTTTCAACGTTGATTGGTTCCGCGCCAAGGCGCGCGGGAGGGGATGATCGGACCCTCCTCCACATTGCCACGCCGCTGGGTGGCCTGTCCGCGGCCTCACTGTACAACCTGATGCGGTTCGGGGGTGCTGCCGCTGGGTTCGCTGGGTTTGTTTGGAATTCTCGTGCGCCGTCGAGGGTCAAGTTCTTCTGCTGGCTACTGGTGCAGCGGCGCATCCATACCAGGGATGTCTTGCTTAAGAAACACATCGTGGAGCCAAGTGGGGCGGGGTGCCCTGTCTGCACGAACCGAACGAGTTGGAAACGGCTGACCATTTGGCTCTCTCCTGTTCGTTTGCGGCTGCCTTCTGGCGAAAGGTTGGGGTGTCAACTGCTGGCGCGGATGTCGGGGCCCTGGATCGTTTGGCGGTTGCGGCGTGCTTGGTCGTCCGTTCTGCTCCCGAGTTTGTAATGCTGTGCTGCTGGCACCTATGGAAACACCGGAACGCAGTGGTGTTCCAGCGGCAACGACCCTCCCTCGCGCGCGTGCTGGCCTGCTGTAGGGAAGATGCGGTGCTTTGGCGAGGGCGGATGAAGAGCTCCTGCCGTGAGCACGTTGACTCGTGGTTAGCTGTCCTGGCTTAGCGTAGTATTGTTTTCCCTGGGCTTGGGGGGTCTTCTCCCCCTCCCCTCTCTTACCCATGTAAATCTCTGTGTGTGACTGTGTTTGGCGCCAATCCTGGCTGCCGTGTAATCATCGGGGTTCTGCCCCTCTGgttaatatattcaggtgggggatCNNNNNNNNNNNNNNNNNNNNNNNNNNNNNNNNNNNNNNNNNNNNNNNNNNNNNNNNNNNNNNNNNNNNNNNNNNNNNNNNNNNNNNNNNNNNNNNNNNNNNNNNNNNNNNNNNNNNNNNNNNNNNNNNNNNNNNNNNNNNNNNNNNNNNNNNNNNNNNNNNNNNNNNNNNNNNNNNNNNNNNNNNNNNNNNNNNNNNNNNNNNNNNNNNNNNNNNNNNNNNNNNNNNNNNNNNNNNNNNNNNNNNNNNNNNNNNNNNNNNNNNNNNNNNNNNNNNNNNNNNNNNNNNNNNNNNNNNNNNNNNNNNNNNNNNNNNNNNNNNNNNNNNNNNNNNNNNNNNNNNNNNNNNNNNNNNNNNNNAAAAAAAAGAGTGAAGTCTCCTTTAGGCCTAACACTAGGATCTGCTAGAATTTCCCCCAATGTCACACTTAGCGATTCCTCCTTGATTGAAACATTAATTGTATGATGTGTCATGCTATGTGGACACAAAACAAAATCTGTTATGTCCAATGGATGCCCTTGCTGTATGGCCTTGTGGTTTCTGTTAGCATATCTTCTCCCCTTGGCCAATATACAATGCCAAAATTGAACATTGAGATTCTTTCTCAACACATATGCGTACAAATTTGTTGCGACAAGTGAACCTTCCATATTCTGCAAAACCTTGGCGAATTCATCTGCTATTTGTACTAGCCGTGGATGTTCTGCAGGGTCTACACTTCCGAATGCCAGCTTCTTGAAAATGTACCTCGACTTGTCGTCTCACAGAAGGCTTGGGGTTTGAGTGCCCCGTGAATGTAACGCGCCACCGCGGTAATCCCCGAGCTATTCAAAATCGGTTCACCGCTAATTTGAATCTAGACCTGTTCCAATTTCtgattttttgcaaaaataaaAGAATATTTTACTGGTTTTGTGGGAGGCGCTGGGCCAGGAAGGATCCTATAACTGCAAATGAAATCTTATATATATATCAGAGATGGTTACCGTGGAATTAGATTTTGGTTGGTCGATTGCACAGCTTATACGATCTAGCTAGTATAGCAAAATGCTAGTCATCAGACTTTGCTTTCTTGTCAGTTTCGTTCCTGTTTCATTTCATTAGTAAGCCACCTTACCAAAGACTAGCTAGATCTACTAAGGAGGAGGGTTAGCAACTGCCAATTTAGATGATGTTGTCGTTATATAAGAATTTTAATGGTgataaaacatactccctccgttcctaaatataagtctttgtagagatttcactatggaccacatacggatgtatgtagatgcattttagattatagattcactcattttgctcggtATGTGGTCTATAGTAAAATCtcttcaaagacttatatttaggaacggagggagtacaactttaGACTGTACAGTAATAGAGATCTGTAATGCATTTCGATCAATAGAAATACATGGTCACAATCGTTTGTCATGTATATAAAGAAAATACGACAAGAGTTACATTACATGAGTTCTGGAACAAAATTAGACTGGCACTCCTCGTCGCTTCCTCCCTGGCAAGGCCCTACCTTGATGTGTATCATCAGCACGACTCGTAACAAAATGAGCAAATGTTTTATGAGGGGGTATCCTTGATTCACATGTAACTAGAGTGAAGTCTCCTTTAGGTCTAACACTAGGATTTGCTAGAACTTCCCCCAATCTCACACTTGGCGATTCCTCCTTGATTGAAACATCAATTGTATGATGTGTCATGCTAAGTGGACACAAAACAAAGTCTGTTATGTCCAGTGGATGCCCTTCCTGTATGGCCGTCTGGTTTCTTTTAGCATATCGTGCCCCCTTGTCAAATACGCAACGCCAAAACTGTACATTGAGATTCTTTCTCAACACATCTGCATACACATTTGTTCCGATAAGTGAACCTTCCATATTGTGCAACACCTTGGCGAATTCATCTGCTATTTGTACTAGCCGTGGATGTTCTGCAGGGTCTACACTTCCGAATGCCAGCTTCTTGAAAAGGTACCTCAACTTGTCGTCAGATAGAAGGCTTAGGAAAATTGGTTTCACCGATCCAAACCGGGCTAATCTTTTAAGTTTACTTATGATGATCATCTTGCTTCCTCTGTCCATCCTTATGAAAAACGAGTGGAACTTTTTCCAGTCATTGTCATCTACATCAGAAGCAAACTCAATAACTACCAACGTCATACCTTCCATGGTCCTTCCATGATCAAGTATTCTCAAAAGGTTGTCTCCATCCAAGTGCAATATAGAGGAGAAGCGTGAGCGAACCCTTTCATCGCCGCACACATGAGCAACTAAAGTTTTCTTCCCAGTTAGTTTACCACCTATGATAGGGAGAACTGCCAGTGCATGGTTACTAGGAGGGTCGTCATGCTGCAACAAGAAGCTCAATAGCTTTTGCTTTTCAGTGTGTCGCCCAAACATGAAGTTGTCGGTGTAAAGATAAACATCGTATGCCCTATGAGACATACGATCAAATCCACCCAGAAGCGCAACAAATTCTGCCATGTTAACAACAGCAGTTTCTAAGCCTTCTAAGGCACCATGTGACTCGAGGCACGTGGCCTTAACATTTGTTGTTCGAGAGCGCTTCGCTAAATATAAGTTGTTTCTAGATGAGTCGTTGATGCTAACCTCCTCGAAGCCGGCACTGTCTTGGAGGGCATGGTACCTTGAGCTGTCCAGCACACGGTATCCTCGGTACATGGCCTCTGAGAGCGTCTTAAGCTGCATCATCATCCCGGAGTTGGTTATGTATCGTGCGTCTGCCTCCTCAACGATGGTGCTTGCTCTCATCAGGAGGTGCTGCAACCTCTCCACTACCTTCTCTGATCGGGCATGGCTCAAGGTGTTGTACTTGTTCATTAGGAAGGAGATGAACTGG is a window encoding:
- the LOC123043121 gene encoding uncharacterized protein (The sequence of the model RefSeq protein was modified relative to this genomic sequence to represent the inferred CDS: added 111 bases not found in genome assembly); this encodes METAISAVAGELVSQFISFLMNKYNSFSHAWSEEEKAVERLQHLLMRASTIVEEADARYITNSGMMMQLKTLSEAMYRGYRVLDSSRYHALQDSAGFEEVSINDSSRNNLYLAKRSRTTNVKATCLESHGALEGLETAVVNMAEFVALLGGFDRMSHRAYDVYLYTDNFMFGRHTEKQKLLSFLLQHDDPPSNHALAVLPIIGGKLTGKKTLVAHVCGDERVRSRFSSILHLDGDNLLRILDHGRTMEGMTLVVIEFASDVDDNDWKKFHSFFIRMDRGSKMIIISKLKRLARFGSVKPIFLSLLSDDKLRYLFKKLAFGSVDPAEHPRLVQIADEFAKVLHNMEGSLIGTNVYADVLRKNLNVQFWRCVFDKGARYAKRNQTAIQEGHPLDITDFVLCPLSMTHHTIDVSIKEESPSVRLGEVLANPSVRPKGDFTLVTCESRIPPHKTFAHFVTSRADDTHQGRALPGRKRRGVPV